The Balnearium lithotrophicum DNA window TTGGATACCAGTTTAAAGGGAAAATAAGCGGAGAAGTTGAACTTACATGTAGCAGGTGCCTTAAGAAGTACAAGCAGAGGATAGAAAACGAATTTGATTATAAGATGCTTCCCACGTCTGAAATTGGTGGAGGAGAGATAAAGGGAAGCGACCTTGATGTAAAATTCTCGGACGAAAGTGTAGTTGACCTTGCAGAGGTAACGGAGGAACAGATTCTCCTCAACTTACCGGTTAAACCCCTCTGTAGTGAGGAGTGTGAGGGAGTTAACTATATGGAGGAAAAAGAAGAGGCAGAGGAGAGCTGGAAGAGCAAACTCAAGGAGTTAAAAAATAAACTAAAGGATAAGGAGTAGAAGGATGGCAGTTCCAAAGAGAAAGGTATCGAGGACAAGAAGGGACAAGAGAAGAACCCACTGGAAGGCAAAGAATCCTGCTATTTCTGTGTGTCCAAACTGCCTTCAGCCTAAGCTTCCCCACAGAGTTTGTAAGCACTGTGGTTACTACAAGGGGGAAACAGTAGTAGAGGTTGAGGAGTAAATGAGAATTGTCCTTGACGCTATGGGGGGAGACTATGCCCCCCATGTTCCCGTTATGGGAGCAGTCCAAGCGGCTAAGGAGCTTGATGTTAACGTTTTACTGGTTGGAGATAGGGAGTTAGTAGAGAGGGAGCTCCGGAAGTTTTCTTTCCCACCTGAGAAGATAGAAGTCGTCCACGCTGAAGATTCAGTCCCAATGGACGAACAGCCTTCAAAGGCTTTAAAGAGGAGAAATTCCTCAATTCATAAGGGATTGGAGCTCTTAAAGAAGGGAGAGGCCGATGCTTTTGTTAGTGCTGGAAACACCGGTGCAGTAATGGCTATCTCCCTATTTACGATAGGGAGACTTAGAGGTATTGAAAGACCAGCTATAACAACAATTTTTCCCAACTTAAAGGGGCATACCTTTCTCCTTGATGTTGGAGCCAACGTTGACTGTAAACCAAACCACCTCCTTCAATTTGCAATAATGGGAAGTGCCTATGCAAAGTACGTTTTAGGAGAGGAAAACCCAAGGATAGGTCTTTTAAACATAGGTGAAGAGGAAGGAAAGGGAAACGAACTGACTAAGGAGGCATACAAGCTTTTAAAGGAGGCCTCTAAAAAGGGATTAAACTTTGTCGGAAATGCCGAGGGAAGGGACATATTCTCGGGAGATTTTGACGTTGTTGTCTGTGATGGTTTTGTGGGAAATGTGGTTTTAAAGCTCAGTGAGAGTTTGGCAAAGATACTTGCAAAGATTTTAAAGGAAGAGATAGAAAAGAGTTGGATTTCAAAAATAGGGGCCATAACCCTCAAGCCTGCAATAAAGGGGTTCAAGAGGAGAATAGACTATGCAGAGTGGGGAGGAGCTCCCCTTTTAGGAATTAAAGCACCTGTTATAATTTCCCATGGAAGTTCCAATGCCAAGGCAATAAAGAACGCCATCAGAACGGCAACCCAATTTGTTAAGTCGGAACTTAACAGGCACATTGAGGAAGAAATAGAGAGGTACGGGTAGTTAAATGGGTGTATCCATCGTTTCAACAGGTTCCTACGTTCCAGATAGAGTCCTTAAAAACACCGATTTGGAGAAAATGGTCGAAACGTCTGACGAGTGGATAACTACAAGGACGGGAATTAAGGAGAGGAGAATCAGCGAAGGTGAGACAACATCGGACATGGCTACAGAGGCAGTTTTAAGGGCTCTAAACGGAAAATCCTCTCCAGAGGATGTTGAATTAATCGTAGTTGCAACCGCAACTCCAGATGCCTTCTTCCCGTCAACTGCCTGTAAAGTCCAATCAAAGATAGAAAATAAGGGTGCCGTTGTCTTTGATATATCCGCTGCATGTTCAGGTTTTATCTACGCCCTTTACGTTGCAGACTCCATAATGAGGAGTAAGAACGTAAAAAAGGCTGTAGTTGTAGGGGCAGAGAGGTTTTCCAAGATTGTTAACTGGAAGGATAGGACGACCTGCATTCTCTTTGGAGATGGAGCAGGAGCAGTTTTACTAGAACATAGCGATAACGAAGGAGTATTGGGTTTTGACATAGGGGCAGATGGTTCCTACGGCGAGCTCCTTGCCGTTCCCTCCGTCGGCTCAAACGAGGAGTATCCATTCTACGTTAGGATGAAGGGTAACGAGGTTTTTAAAATTGCTGTTAGGACCATGGTTGATTCAATCGGTAGGGTTTTAGAGAAGACGGGATTAAAAGCTGACGATATATCCCTCTTAATCCCTCATCAGGCAAACATCAGGATAATCAATGCAGTAGCTGAAAGGGTAGGAATTCCAAAGGAGAAGGTCTTTGTAAACCTTGATAGGTACGGGAATACAAGTGCTGCTTCAATTCCCATAGCCTTAGATGAAGCCGTTAGAGAGGGAAAAGTAAAGAGTGGCGATTTAGTCCTAATGACTGCTTTTGGTGGAGGATTCACCTGGGGTTCTTGTATTGTAAGGCTTTAGAAAATTGAGTTCTTGGAGAAGTTTATGGAAAAATTTGAAAATTTAGGTAAAAATGGCAAGGTTTATTTCAAATCTGAATTGAAAGGGAAGTCTTCAAGGATATTAAATGAATTTCTTTTAGAATCATTGAAAAATTTTGCCAACGTTTCAATGAATTTTGTAAGACAAGATTTAGAAGATTTTCCATTTATATATGGTGAAAAAACTTTACCTTCCGTTCTCATTCCGGCTTTTAGAATGGCTTCTAAAGAGAAAATCGTCTTTTCTGAATACCCAGTTGATAGGGAAAAACTTACAGATAGAAGTACTAATGGAAGCAAGGAAAAAATCGGAAGAGTTGATTATTTTATATTTCACAATGGTTTAGAAATTATCGTAGAAACTAAATTTAGTTGGATATCTTACAATTCTCTAAAACTAGAATTTAACCTTGATAAAAGTATAAAAAAAGAACTCTTCACTTTATTAGGAAAAGCTATTGAGCAAATCAGAAGTGTTAAATGGGAAGGGGTAGAAAAACTTGTACTTATGGTTGTTCCTATCTATTATGCTATAAGTTCTAAAAAAGACGTAAAGGTTTTTAAAGAAATTAAAGGTGACTTAATAGAGAATGATTTAATAAGTGGTATTTATAATACAATGTTAACTCGGGCTAAAAACTTTTTAGCTGAATTTCAGCCCTTTTTAGGATATTGGTTTCTTTCCACTTTTCATGAATATTATTTGGAGTGGGAAAATAGAAAGGAGGCTTATCCTTACATTCTGTTTTTAGGAGGACGAGTTTAGTTAATCGGAGGGAGAATGTTAAAAACGAGGCTGTGTGAGATTTTGGGAATTGAGTATCCGCTCCTTCAGGGGGGAATGGCATGGATAGCGGATGCAGAATTGGCAGCTGCCGTTTCTAATGCTGGAGCTCTCGGAATAATTGCCGGCGGAAGCAGAAGTGCAGAGGAGTTGAGGCAGGAGATAAGGAAGTGTAAGGAGCTGACGGATAAGCCCTTTGGTGTTAACATAATGCTCATGATGCCAAACGCTGAGGAGATAATAAAGGTCTGTTTGGAGGAAGAAGTTCCCGTTGTAACTACGGGAGCCGGAAATCCCGGTAAGTACATTCCTGCATTTAAGGAGAAGGGAATAAAAGTTATTCCGGTTGTTGCAAGTGATGCCTTGGCAAAGAGGATGGAGAGAATAGGAGTTGACGCTGTTGTTGCTGAAGGAATGGAAGCAGGAGGACACATAGGAAAGTTAACAACTATGGTTCTTATTCCCTCCATTGTTAGGGCAGTAAGTATTCCGGTTATTGCGGCCGGAGGAATAGCTTTAGGAGAGCAAGCAGCTGCGGCCTTTGCCTTAGGTGCAGAGGGCATTCAGGTTGGAACGAGATTTCTAACTGCAAAGGAGTGCAACGTTCATCCAAAGTACAAGGAAAAAATACTAAAGGCCAGGTTTAACCAGGTTACAGTAACGGGAATAACTACAGGACATCCTGTTAGGCTAATCGAGAATAAACTGACCAAGAAGTTTGCTGAACTTGAGTTTTCTGGAGCTCCAAAGGAGGAATTGGAGGAGCTTGGAAGGGGAAGGTTAAGGCTTGCAGCTGAAAAGGGAGACGTGGAGTGGGGCTCCGTTATGGCCGGTCAAGTGGTTGGGTACATTAAGAAAGAGGAGTCTGCAGAGGAGATTGTTAAGGACATAATGGAGGGAGCAGAGAAAACGCTAAAAGAATTGTGCAGTAAGTTTTTCAACTGCTAAGGGAGAAAGGATGAAAATTCACGAAGGGAAACTCTGGGCAGAGGGCTTTAGGTTCGGAATAGTTGTATCAAGGTTTAACTCATTTATAACCGAAAGGTTGGTTGAGGGAGCTTTAGACTGCCTAAAAAGGCACGGATGTAGAGATGAGGATGTAGAAATTTTCAAGGTTCCCGGCTCCTTTGAGATACCTCTCGTTGCAAAGAAGCTGGCAAAGAGTGGAAAGTTTGATGCCGTAATAGCCTTAGGTGCAGTAATAAGGGGAGAAACTCCTCACTTTGACTATGTTGCAGCCGAAGTTTCCAAGGGCGTTGCAAGTGCATCCTTGGAAACAGAAAAGCCGATAATCTTTGGTGTTCTTACCACGGATACTGTTGAACAGGCGATAGATAGGGCAGGAGCAAAGGCAGGAAACAAGGGATGGGAGGCAGCTCTCTCTGCAGTTGAGATGGTAAACCTCCTCAAGGAGGTAGGCTGATGGAGAATTTAACTAACAAGGACAAAAAGAGGGCAAGGGAGTATGCATACCTAATAATGTACCAGGTTGACGTCTCCGGATTCTCTCCTGAGGAGATTGCAGAGACCTTCTGGGAGGAGCTTGAGGAGGAGAGGGGAAAGGAGAAGAAGGAGGTTAAGGAGCTTTCAGAAAGGCTTGTAAAGGGGGCAGTTAGAAGCCTCCTTGAGGTGGATTCAGAAATTTCAAAACACCTTAAAAAGG harbors:
- a CDS encoding YceD family protein, giving the protein MKRKVNLSEITAKEPLKVKTTIQPSIMNLPKEEVSSSSPFELEVEITKKAVGYQFKGKISGEVELTCSRCLKKYKQRIENEFDYKMLPTSEIGGGEIKGSDLDVKFSDESVVDLAEVTEEQILLNLPVKPLCSEECEGVNYMEEKEEAEESWKSKLKELKNKLKDKE
- the rpmF gene encoding 50S ribosomal protein L32 is translated as MAVPKRKVSRTRRDKRRTHWKAKNPAISVCPNCLQPKLPHRVCKHCGYYKGETVVEVEE
- the plsX gene encoding phosphate acyltransferase PlsX yields the protein MRIVLDAMGGDYAPHVPVMGAVQAAKELDVNVLLVGDRELVERELRKFSFPPEKIEVVHAEDSVPMDEQPSKALKRRNSSIHKGLELLKKGEADAFVSAGNTGAVMAISLFTIGRLRGIERPAITTIFPNLKGHTFLLDVGANVDCKPNHLLQFAIMGSAYAKYVLGEENPRIGLLNIGEEEGKGNELTKEAYKLLKEASKKGLNFVGNAEGRDIFSGDFDVVVCDGFVGNVVLKLSESLAKILAKILKEEIEKSWISKIGAITLKPAIKGFKRRIDYAEWGGAPLLGIKAPVIISHGSSNAKAIKNAIRTATQFVKSELNRHIEEEIERYG
- a CDS encoding beta-ketoacyl-ACP synthase III, giving the protein MGVSIVSTGSYVPDRVLKNTDLEKMVETSDEWITTRTGIKERRISEGETTSDMATEAVLRALNGKSSPEDVELIVVATATPDAFFPSTACKVQSKIENKGAVVFDISAACSGFIYALYVADSIMRSKNVKKAVVVGAERFSKIVNWKDRTTCILFGDGAGAVLLEHSDNEGVLGFDIGADGSYGELLAVPSVGSNEEYPFYVRMKGNEVFKIAVRTMVDSIGRVLEKTGLKADDISLLIPHQANIRIINAVAERVGIPKEKVFVNLDRYGNTSAASIPIALDEAVREGKVKSGDLVLMTAFGGGFTWGSCIVRL
- the fabK gene encoding enoyl-[acyl-carrier-protein] reductase FabK is translated as MLKTRLCEILGIEYPLLQGGMAWIADAELAAAVSNAGALGIIAGGSRSAEELRQEIRKCKELTDKPFGVNIMLMMPNAEEIIKVCLEEEVPVVTTGAGNPGKYIPAFKEKGIKVIPVVASDALAKRMERIGVDAVVAEGMEAGGHIGKLTTMVLIPSIVRAVSIPVIAAGGIALGEQAAAAFALGAEGIQVGTRFLTAKECNVHPKYKEKILKARFNQVTVTGITTGHPVRLIENKLTKKFAELEFSGAPKEELEELGRGRLRLAAEKGDVEWGSVMAGQVVGYIKKEESAEEIVKDIMEGAEKTLKELCSKFFNC
- the ribH gene encoding 6,7-dimethyl-8-ribityllumazine synthase, with the translated sequence MKIHEGKLWAEGFRFGIVVSRFNSFITERLVEGALDCLKRHGCRDEDVEIFKVPGSFEIPLVAKKLAKSGKFDAVIALGAVIRGETPHFDYVAAEVSKGVASASLETEKPIIFGVLTTDTVEQAIDRAGAKAGNKGWEAALSAVEMVNLLKEVG
- the nusB gene encoding transcription antitermination factor NusB, with translation MENLTNKDKKRAREYAYLIMYQVDVSGFSPEEIAETFWEELEEERGKEKKEVKELSERLVKGAVRSLLEVDSEISKHLKKGWIIDRLLPMDRSILRVAAYELLKENISPPAVVINDAVDLAKVYGEDENSYKFINAVLDKIKKDAEK